One window of the Vigna radiata var. radiata cultivar VC1973A chromosome 1, Vradiata_ver6, whole genome shotgun sequence genome contains the following:
- the LOC106753594 gene encoding putative disease resistance RPP13-like protein 1 gives MAAELVGGALLSAFLQVAFDRLASPQFVDFFRRRKLDDKLLGNLNIMLHSINALAHDAEQKQFTDPHVKAWLFSVXEAQSEPQTFTYKVSNFFNSTFNSFNKKIESEMKEVLEKLEYLAKQKGALGLKEDTYSGDRSGIKVSQKLPSSSLVVESIIYGRDADKEIIFNWLTSETHNQNLSILSIVGMGGLGKTTLAQHVYNDQRMETKFDIRAWVCVSDHFDVFTVTKTILEAITKSKDDSGDLEMVHGRLKGKVSGKKFLLVLDDVWNEKLEEWEAVRTPLSYGAPGSRILVTTRIEKVASNMRSEVHHLKQLEENECWKVFNKQALKDDDLELNDEKKEIGRRIVEKCKGLPLALKTIGSLLRTKSSILDWKSVLESHIWDLSKEVEIMPALLLSYQHLPSHLKRCFAYCALFPKDHEFLKEELILFWMGEGFLYHSQQNKNLLEIGEQYFDDLLTRSFFFPSNFELHFVMHDLLNDLAKYVCADFCFRLKFDKGNCIPKITRHFSFAYDDIRYFDSFGSLTDAKRLRSFVQITNDCLFPGLPGPFEILISEVFSKLKFLHVLSLKGYYGLKEVPDSVGNLKHLHLLDLSSTRIQKLPDSVGLLYNLLILRLNGCSNLKELPSSLHKLTKLRCLEFERTGVTKMPMHFAELKNLHVLNMFCVGRNSEFSTKQLGGINLHGRLSINELQNIVNPSDALEANLKNKHVVELNLIWNSNHIPNDPRKEKKVLENLQPSNQLERFSIRSYCGTQFPSWVFDNSLSNLVSLELKDCKYCLCLPPLGLLSSLKTLEITGLDGIVSIGAEFYGSNSSSFKCLERLLFFKMKEWEEWECKTTSFPRLEQLVIHDCPKLEGLSEQLLHLKDLSIETCDSLIIREHNVDTSTLECLKTYSCPLVNIPMTHYDFLQDMTIVGGCDSLTIFQLDLFPMLGSLHLGRCQNLQRISQVHAHNNLKEMSIYECPRFESFPNEGLSAPLVQIIDIRQVENLMLLPKRMQILLSSLTELKIIDCPKVEKFPDEGLPSKVKDMSLSSLKLIASLRENLDVNTCLESLSIESLDVESFPDNVLLPPSLTSLRIIHCQNLKKLDYKLLYHLSSLELGDCPNLQCLPEEGLPKSISYLDIWRCPLLEQRCQKPEGKDWIKIAHIENLSVG, from the exons ATGGCAGCAGAACTTGTTGGTGGTGCTCTTCTTTCCGCTTTTCTTCAGGTTGCATTCGACAGGCTGGCTTCTCCTCAATTCGTTGACTTCTTTCGTCGAAGAAAACTTGATGATAAGCTTCTCGGAAACTTGAACATCATGCTGCACTCCATCAATGCTCTCGCTCATGATGCAGAACAGAAGCAGTTCACAGATCCACACGTTAAAGCATGGCTTTTTTCTGTNN TGGAAGCTCAATCCGAACCTCAAACCTTTACTTACAAGGTATCAAATTTCTTCAACTCTACTTTCAATTCctttaacaagaaaattgaatcAGAAATGAAAGAAGTCCTAGAAAAACTAGAATATCTTGCAAAGCAAAAGGGTGCTCTTGGTTTGAAAGAGGATACTTATTCTGGTGATAGATCAGGTATTAAAGTGTCACAGAAATTGCCATCATCTTCTTTGGTGGTTGAAAGTATTATTTATGGCAGAGATGCTGACAaagaaattatctttaattGGCTCACATCTGAGACCCACAATCAAAACCTATCCATACTTTCCATAGTGGGCATGGGTGGATTGGGTAAGACCACACTCGCCCAGCATGTATACAATGACCAAAGAATGGAGACTAAATTTGATATAAGAGCTTGGGTGTGTGTTTCCGATCATTTTGATGTTTTTACAGTGACAAAAACAATTCTTGAGGCAATTACTAAATCTAAAGATGATAGCGGAGACCTAGAAATGGTTCATGGAAGATTGAAAGGAAAAGTATCTGGAAAGaaatttcttcttgttttggATGATGTTTGGAACGAAAAGCTAGAAGAATGGGAAGCTGTGCGAACTCCTCTTAGCTATGGGGCTCCAGGAAGTAGAATTCTTGTCACAACACGTATTGAGAAAGTAGCTTCTAACATGAGATCTGAAGTGCATCACCTAAAGCAATTAGAAGAGAATGAATGCTGGAAAGTTTTTAACAAACAAGCTTTGAAAGATGATGATCTTGAATTAAATGATGAGAAAAAGGAGATTGGTAGAAGGATAGTTGAGAAGTGTAAAGGATTACCTCTTGCTTTGAAAACAATTGGAAGTCTTCTCCGCACAAAGTCATCCATTTTAGATTGGAAGAGCGTATTGGAAAGCCACATATGGGACTTATCGAAAGAAGTTGAAATTATGCCTGCTTTGTTATTGAGTTATCAGCACCTTCCTTCTCACCTCAAGAGATGCTTTGCTTACTGTGCGTTATTTCCAAAAGATCATGAGTTTCTGAAGGaggaattaattttgttttggatgGGTGAAGGTTTTCTCTACCATTCTCAACAGAACAAGAATTTACTAGAAATTGGTGAACAATATTTCGATGATTTATTAACGAGGTCTTTCTTTTTTCCATCAAACTTCGAATTGCACTTCGTCATGCATGACCTTCTGAATGATTTGGCAAAATATGTTTGTGCAGACTTCTGTTTCAGGTTGAAATTTGATAAAGGAAATTGTATACCCAAAATAACCCGTCATTTTTCATTTGCATACGATGATATAAGatattttgatagttttggGAGTTTAACTGATGCTAAAAGACTGCGTTCATTTGTTCAGATTACAAATGACTGTCTATTTCCAGGTCTTCCTGGTCCATTCGAGATTTTGATTAGTGAAGTGTTCTCCAAGTTGAAGTTTTTACATGTCTTATCTTTGAAAGGGTATTATGGACTCAAAGAGGTCCCAGATTCTGTAGGTAATCTTAAACATCTCCATTTATTGGACCTTTCTAGTACTAGGATACAAAAACTACCTGACTCAGTAGGTTTGCTCTATAACTTGCTAATATTGAGGTTGAATGGTTGTTCAAATTTGAAGGAATTGCCTTCAAGTTTGCATAAACTCACCAAATTGCGTTGCCTAGAATTTGAACGTACAGGGGTGACAAAGATGCCAATGCATTTTGCAGAATTGAAGAATCTTCATGTACTGAATATGTTTTGTGTCGGTAGAAACAGTGAGTTCAGTACTAAGCAGCTAGGAGGAATCAACCTTCATGGAAGGCTATCAATTAATGAGCTGCAAAATATTGTGAATCCTTCGGATGCATTAGaagcaaatttgaaaaataaacacGTTGTGGAGCTAAATTTAATATGGAATTCGAATCACATCCCTAATGATCcaaggaaagagaagaaagtgCTTGAGAATCTACAACCTTCTAATCAGTTGGAGCGTTTTTCAATCAGGAGCTATTGTGGTACACAATTCCCAAGTTGGGTATTTGATAATTCGTTATCAAATTTGGTATCCTTAGAGTTAAAGGATTGTAAATATTGCCTATGTTTGCCTCCCCTTGGACTATTGTCATCTCTGAAGACCCTCGAGATTACAGGACTTGATGGAATAGTGAGCATTGGTGCTGAATTTTATGGGAGCAACTCTTCTTCATTCAAGTGCTTGGAAAGATTGCTATTCTTCAAGATGAAGGAATGGGAAGAATGGGAATGTAAAACTACTTCTTTTCCACGTCTTGAACAACTTGTTATCCATGATTGTCCCAAGTTGGAAGGTTTGTCAGAGCAACTTCTTCATTTAAAGGACCTATCTATTGAGACATGTGATAGCCTCATCATCAGGGAACACAACGTAGACACATCAACACTTGAATGTTTGAAAACTTACTCATGCCCACTTGTGAATATTCCCATGACCCATTATGATTTCCTTCAAGATATGACAATTGTTGGTGGTTGTGACTCTCTTACAATCTTTCAGCTAGATTTATTTCCAATGCTCGGTTCACTTCATCTGGGACGATGCCAAAACCTACAAAGAATTTCACAAGTGCATGCTCATAATAATCTCAAGGAAATGTCAATCTATGAATGTCCTCGATTTGAATCATTTCCCAATGAAGGATTATCTGCACCATTGGTACAAATAATTGACATTAGGCAAGTGGAGAATTTAATGTTGTTGCCAAAACGCATGCAAATCCTGCTTTCATCTCTTACTGAACTGAAGATAATTGATTGTCCAAAAGTGGAGAAGTTTCCAGACGAAGGTTTGCCATCAAAGGTAAAAGACATGTCTCTTTCAAGTTTAAAACTTATCGCCTCTCTGCGAGAGAACTTGGATGTCAACACATGTCTTGAAAGCTTATCTATTGAATCTCTTGATGTGGAGTCTTTTCCTGACAATGTTTTGCTGCCACCTTCTCTTACCTCTTTAAGAATCATTCATTGCCAAAATCTCAAAAAGCTAGACTACAAGCTTCTCTATCACCTCTCCTCTCTCGAACTTGGTGATTGTCCTAACCTCCAATGCTTACCTGAGGAGGGTTTGCCCAAATCCATCTCTTATCTTGACATTTGGCGCTGTCCATTGCTCGAGCAGCGTTGTCAGAAGCCAGAAGGCAAAGATTGGATAAAGATTGCTCACATTGAAAATCTAAGTGTTGGGTAA